In Camelus ferus isolate YT-003-E chromosome 5, BCGSAC_Cfer_1.0, whole genome shotgun sequence, one genomic interval encodes:
- the CHRNA1 gene encoding acetylcholine receptor subunit alpha isoform X1, translating into MEPRALLLLLGLCSAVLVLGSEHETRLVAKLFEDYNSVVRPVEDHRQVVQVTVGLQLIQLINVDEVNQIVTTNVRLKQQWVDYNLKWNPDDYGGVKKIHIPSEKIWRPDLVLYNNADGDFAIVKFTKVLLDYTGHITWTPPAIFKSYCEIIVTHFPFDEQNCSMKLGTWTYDGSVVAINPESDQPDLSNFMESGEWVIKESRGWKHWVFYACCPSTPYLDITYHFVMQRLPLYFIVNVIIPCLLFSFLTGLVFYLPTDSAGSIFTLKTILPKRQFLLPYQPGQLIYLLLNNHICDIISPNTNNLPKRGRGNTYVCQQVTALKQFMADKERKKQDGEKMTLSISVLLSLTVFLLVIVELIPSTSSAVPLIGKYMLFTMVFVIASIIITVIVINTHHRSPSTHVMPEWVRKVFIDTIPNIMFFSTMKRPSREKQDKKIFTEDIDISDISGKPGPPPMGFHSPLIKHPEVKSAIEGIKYIAETMKSDQESNNAAEEWKYVAMVMDHILLGVFMLVCIIGTLAVFAGRLIELNQQG; encoded by the exons CTGTCCTCGTCTTGGGCTCCGAACATGAGACTCGTCTGGTGGCAAAGCTATTCGAAGACTACAACAGTGTGGTACGGCCCGTGGAAGACCACCGCCAGGTCGTGCAGGTCACGGTGGGCTTGCAGCTGATACAGCTCATCAATGTG GATGAAGTAAATCAGATCGTGACAACCAACGTTCGTCTGAAACAG CAATGGGTGGATTACAACTTAAAATGGAATCCAGATGACTATGGTGGcgtgaaaaaaattcacattcccTCTGAAAAGATCTGGCGCCCAGACCTCGTTCTTTATAACAA TGCAGATGGTGACTTTGCCATTGTCAAGTTCACCAAGGTGCTCCTGGACTACACTGGCCACATCACCTGGACACCTCCCGCCATCTTTAAAAGCTACTGTGAGATCATCGTCACCCACTTTCCCTTTGACGAACAGAACTGCAGCATGAAGCTGGGCACCTGGACCTATGATGGCTCTGTGGTGGCCATCAACCCG GAGAGTGACCAGCCAGACCTGAGCAACTTCATGGAGAGTGGGGAATGGGTGATCAAGGAGTCCCGGGGCTGGAAGCACTGGGTGTTCTACGCctgctgcccctccaccccctaccTGGACATCACCTACCACTTCGTCATGCAGCGCCTGCCCCTCTACTTCATCGTCAACGTCATCATCCCCTGCCTGCTCTTCTCCTTCTTAACCGGCCTGGTGTTCTATCTGCCCACAGACTCAG CTGGCAGTATCTTTACACTCAAGACCATACTTCCCAAGCGGCAATTCTTACTCCCGTATCAGCCTGGACAGCTTATTTACCTCCTACTGAATAATCACATCTGTGACATAATTTCACCAAACACCAACAATCTACCGAAAAGGGGGAGAGGGAACACATATGTCTGCCAGCAAGTCACTGCTCTTAAACAGTTTATGgcagacaaggagagaaaaaagcaagatg GAGAGAAGATGACCCTGAGCATCTCTGTCCTGCTGTCCCTGACCGTGTTCCTTCTGGTCATCGTGGAGCTGATCCCGTCCACCTCCAGTGCTGTACCCTTGATCGGGAAGTACATGCTGTTCACCATGGTGTTCGTCATCGCGTCcatcatcatcaccgtcatcGTCATCAACACGCACCACCGCTCCCCCAGCACCCACGTCATGCCCGAGTGGGTGCGGAAG gTTTTTATCGACACTATACCAAACATCATGTTCTTCTCCACGATGAAAAGGCCATCTagagaaaaacaagacaagaaGATTTTCACAGAAGACATTGATATTTCTGACATTTCTGGGAAGCCAGGGCCTCCGCCCATGGGTTTCCACTCTCCCCTGATCAAACACCCCGAGGTGAAGAGTGCTATCGAGGGCATCAAATACATCGCAGAGACCATGAAGTCAGACCAGGAGTCCAATAAC GCGGCCGAGGAATGGAAGTATGTTGCGATGGTGATGGACCACATTCTGCTTGGAGTCTTCATGCTTGTGTGCATCATTGGAACCCTGGCTGTGTTTGCAGGTCGGCTCATTGAATTAAATCAGCAAGGATGA
- the CHRNA1 gene encoding acetylcholine receptor subunit alpha isoform X2 has product MEPRALLLLLGLCSAVLVLGSEHETRLVAKLFEDYNSVVRPVEDHRQVVQVTVGLQLIQLINVDEVNQIVTTNVRLKQQWVDYNLKWNPDDYGGVKKIHIPSEKIWRPDLVLYNNADGDFAIVKFTKVLLDYTGHITWTPPAIFKSYCEIIVTHFPFDEQNCSMKLGTWTYDGSVVAINPESDQPDLSNFMESGEWVIKESRGWKHWVFYACCPSTPYLDITYHFVMQRLPLYFIVNVIIPCLLFSFLTGLVFYLPTDSGEKMTLSISVLLSLTVFLLVIVELIPSTSSAVPLIGKYMLFTMVFVIASIIITVIVINTHHRSPSTHVMPEWVRKVFIDTIPNIMFFSTMKRPSREKQDKKIFTEDIDISDISGKPGPPPMGFHSPLIKHPEVKSAIEGIKYIAETMKSDQESNNAAEEWKYVAMVMDHILLGVFMLVCIIGTLAVFAGRLIELNQQG; this is encoded by the exons CTGTCCTCGTCTTGGGCTCCGAACATGAGACTCGTCTGGTGGCAAAGCTATTCGAAGACTACAACAGTGTGGTACGGCCCGTGGAAGACCACCGCCAGGTCGTGCAGGTCACGGTGGGCTTGCAGCTGATACAGCTCATCAATGTG GATGAAGTAAATCAGATCGTGACAACCAACGTTCGTCTGAAACAG CAATGGGTGGATTACAACTTAAAATGGAATCCAGATGACTATGGTGGcgtgaaaaaaattcacattcccTCTGAAAAGATCTGGCGCCCAGACCTCGTTCTTTATAACAA TGCAGATGGTGACTTTGCCATTGTCAAGTTCACCAAGGTGCTCCTGGACTACACTGGCCACATCACCTGGACACCTCCCGCCATCTTTAAAAGCTACTGTGAGATCATCGTCACCCACTTTCCCTTTGACGAACAGAACTGCAGCATGAAGCTGGGCACCTGGACCTATGATGGCTCTGTGGTGGCCATCAACCCG GAGAGTGACCAGCCAGACCTGAGCAACTTCATGGAGAGTGGGGAATGGGTGATCAAGGAGTCCCGGGGCTGGAAGCACTGGGTGTTCTACGCctgctgcccctccaccccctaccTGGACATCACCTACCACTTCGTCATGCAGCGCCTGCCCCTCTACTTCATCGTCAACGTCATCATCCCCTGCCTGCTCTTCTCCTTCTTAACCGGCCTGGTGTTCTATCTGCCCACAGACTCAG GAGAGAAGATGACCCTGAGCATCTCTGTCCTGCTGTCCCTGACCGTGTTCCTTCTGGTCATCGTGGAGCTGATCCCGTCCACCTCCAGTGCTGTACCCTTGATCGGGAAGTACATGCTGTTCACCATGGTGTTCGTCATCGCGTCcatcatcatcaccgtcatcGTCATCAACACGCACCACCGCTCCCCCAGCACCCACGTCATGCCCGAGTGGGTGCGGAAG gTTTTTATCGACACTATACCAAACATCATGTTCTTCTCCACGATGAAAAGGCCATCTagagaaaaacaagacaagaaGATTTTCACAGAAGACATTGATATTTCTGACATTTCTGGGAAGCCAGGGCCTCCGCCCATGGGTTTCCACTCTCCCCTGATCAAACACCCCGAGGTGAAGAGTGCTATCGAGGGCATCAAATACATCGCAGAGACCATGAAGTCAGACCAGGAGTCCAATAAC GCGGCCGAGGAATGGAAGTATGTTGCGATGGTGATGGACCACATTCTGCTTGGAGTCTTCATGCTTGTGTGCATCATTGGAACCCTGGCTGTGTTTGCAGGTCGGCTCATTGAATTAAATCAGCAAGGATGA